CGCCCCCGATCCGTAGGCGAATTTCAGAAAGGCCGGGACCTTTCCATGATTGCCCGCGGAAGATCCCTTTGAATCCATGCCCCTGCCTAGCTCACATCCCCCCGGAACCTGCAAGCAGCTCGCGGCCGAACGTTGCCGCACGGCGACTCCGTTTCGAATCTCGTTTCGCCGGTGGCGCACCGCGCCTGCCCTCCAAACGAAAACGCGAGCATCGACTTTTGCCGCCGTTCCTGAAATCCAGAGAGGTATGCTGCGGTTCAACCATATGGAATTGACTCTGCCGCCGGGCCATCTCACCCGAGATCGCGAGGCGATTTCCACTTTCTACAACGAGATCTTCGATTTCGAATGTTTCGATGTCCCGATCTTCGAGCAACAGGGGCTCCTGCTGCGCACCGATCCCGAGACCAGCCAGTTTCTCCTGATCACGGAACAGGAAAACCACCTGCAATCGCCGGGCTATGACCATTTGGGCTTTCTGTGCGACGACCGAGACAAGGTGGACGAGATTCTGGCCGCGTGCCGCGAACGACAAGCCACCATGCCCGAAATCGAAATCAAGGAGTACGATGATCTGGTCATCGGGCCGACCACCGTCCATGCCTTCTACGTGCGCTACCTTCTGCCGATCTGGTTCGATGTGCAGGTGATCGAATACGCCGACGGCAGCGCGCCCGCGCGCGACTGGCATTTTGGCTGAATGAACCGCCCGGCCCCAGCCGATCGACCGCGTATCCTCCTGGTGGATGACGACGCGGAGCTCTGCGAACTGGTCGCCACTCTCCTCGAGCAAAATGGCATGCAGGTTGACACCAGCCCCGACGGCTCGTCAGGGCTGGCACGGGCGCGCGAAGAATCCCACGATATTCTCATCCTCGATGTCCAGCTCCCGCTACTGAACGGATTCGAAGTTCTGCGCGCCCTGCGCAAGGACTCTTCCCTGCCGGTTCTGATGCTGACCGCACGCGGAAGTGAGGAGGACCGCTTCACCGGCCTCGAGCAAGGTGCGGACGACTATCTGCCCAAACCGTTTCACCCGCGCGAGCTCATCGCTCGGATCCGGGCCATTCTGCGACGCACCCAGAGGTCCGAGGACGCGCCTTCCCCGGAGCGAAAAGTCGGCGATCTCCGCCTGCATACAGGTCGCCGTGAGGTCCGGGCCCATGGGAAATTGCTGAGCTGTACCGGTGCCGAATTCGAGATTTTAGCCTGCCTGATGGCGTCCCCCGGCCACCCGATCGATCGCGAGAATCTGGTGCAAGCCGCACTGGGGCGCGACTACGACCCACGCGACCGCAGCCTCGACGTCCATGTCAGTCATCTTCGGAAACGGCTGCAGGAAGGTGGCGTCGAAGGCGCACGCATCGTGACGGTCCGTGGCGAGGGATATTTGATCGCCCCCGCGGGGAGCCACACATGAATCGACTCTTTCTGAAAATTTTCGTTTGGTTCTCGGCCGCCGGCCTCCTGACCTTCGGGATCAGCATGGGCGTTTGGCAGCTCACCCTGCCGGGCGCTGATGATCCCTTCACGGCCTTCGGGCTCGCGCCACAGTCCGCGCGATTTGCCGACGGGCAGATCGTTGAAGTCGACCGCCTGCACGCGATGCGCGAGCCTCTGAAGTGGGTGGCCGAGCACGGCTTCAACCTCGCCGTCTATCTTCGCAATGGATCGCCCCTTCTCGAGTCGACCGAAAACCTCCCGCCCGAAATGCGCGCACTCGCCCTCGCCAGCATGGAGCGAGAAACCGCTCTGGCACAGGAGGGCCCCT
The genomic region above belongs to Candidatus Binatia bacterium and contains:
- a CDS encoding VOC family protein, encoding MLRFNHMELTLPPGHLTRDREAISTFYNEIFDFECFDVPIFEQQGLLLRTDPETSQFLLITEQENHLQSPGYDHLGFLCDDRDKVDEILAACRERQATMPEIEIKEYDDLVIGPTTVHAFYVRYLLPIWFDVQVIEYADGSAPARDWHFG
- a CDS encoding response regulator transcription factor, whose translation is MNRPAPADRPRILLVDDDAELCELVATLLEQNGMQVDTSPDGSSGLARAREESHDILILDVQLPLLNGFEVLRALRKDSSLPVLMLTARGSEEDRFTGLEQGADDYLPKPFHPRELIARIRAILRRTQRSEDAPSPERKVGDLRLHTGRREVRAHGKLLSCTGAEFEILACLMASPGHPIDRENLVQAALGRDYDPRDRSLDVHVSHLRKRLQEGGVEGARIVTVRGEGYLIAPAGSHT